A section of the Pirellulales bacterium genome encodes:
- a CDS encoding PIN domain-containing protein has protein sequence MASAAPAGYLLDTNILVHLIRGKAVGKAIEAHFGLHGGLNRSIICVVTVGEMYSLARKWNWGQSRLARLQHLLGEVVWVDINRPSVLDAYGELDDLSNRLGRPMGKNDVWIAAVAKLSRMTLLTTDGDFDHLHPGHLIRIRLDENTGNPVP, from the coding sequence ATGGCCTCCGCGGCGCCTGCGGGCTACCTGCTCGACACGAACATTCTCGTTCACCTGATTCGCGGCAAGGCGGTCGGCAAGGCGATCGAGGCCCACTTCGGTTTGCACGGCGGGCTCAATCGCTCGATCATCTGCGTGGTAACTGTCGGCGAAATGTATTCGTTGGCGAGAAAATGGAATTGGGGGCAAAGCCGCCTGGCTCGCTTGCAGCACTTGCTCGGGGAAGTGGTATGGGTGGACATCAACCGTCCATCGGTCCTCGATGCCTACGGCGAACTCGACGACCTGAGCAACCGACTCGGCCGGCCGATGGGCAAGAACGACGTCTGGATCGCTGCGGTGGCCAAGCTCTCTCGTATGACGCTGCTCACGACCGACGGCGACTTCGATCATCTGCATCCGGGCCACCTGATCCGGATTCGCCTCGACGAGAATACGGGCAATCCAGTGCCCTAA
- a CDS encoding aldose epimerase family protein, whose translation MKQLVIVLCTAAVLSGGAAEGKMSVSKSPFGSLPDGRQVDQFTLTNDHGLTVKIINYGAILTSVRVPDKNGKPGEVTLGFDTLAPYLAGHPYFGATCGRVANRIAKGRFTLDGVEYKLATNNGPNHLHGGLKGFDKALWTAEPIDKPGAVGVRLSHVSPDGDEGYPGKLSVTVAYTLTDKNELKIDYTATTDKATPINLTNHTYWNLADGGKSDVLGHVLEIHADRYVPVDANLIPTGELKSVKGTPMDFTKPMEIGSRMDRVPGEPKGYDHCYVLNQEPPGALTLAARLREPASGRVMEIYTTEPAIQLYTGNFLDASIQSRGAVYRQHHAFCLEAEHYPDAINQPKFPSTVLKPGETYRQTTVHTFSMEGS comes from the coding sequence ATGAAGCAACTCGTCATCGTTCTGTGTACGGCCGCAGTGCTGAGCGGCGGCGCAGCGGAGGGAAAAATGTCGGTCAGCAAATCGCCCTTCGGCAGCCTGCCCGACGGCCGGCAGGTCGATCAGTTTACGCTGACCAACGACCACGGCCTGACCGTCAAGATCATCAATTACGGGGCCATCCTCACGTCGGTTCGCGTGCCCGACAAAAACGGCAAGCCGGGCGAGGTCACTCTCGGCTTCGACACGCTGGCACCCTATCTGGCGGGCCATCCCTATTTCGGCGCCACCTGCGGGCGCGTAGCCAACCGCATCGCCAAGGGCCGCTTCACGCTTGACGGCGTCGAATATAAGCTGGCCACGAACAACGGCCCGAACCATCTGCACGGCGGCCTCAAAGGTTTCGACAAGGCCCTTTGGACGGCCGAGCCGATCGACAAGCCCGGCGCGGTGGGCGTGCGGCTCTCGCACGTCAGCCCCGACGGCGACGAAGGCTATCCGGGCAAGCTCTCGGTGACCGTCGCCTACACGTTGACCGACAAAAACGAGCTGAAGATCGACTACACGGCCACCACCGACAAAGCCACGCCGATCAACCTGACCAACCACACCTACTGGAACCTGGCCGACGGCGGCAAAAGCGACGTGCTCGGGCACGTACTCGAGATCCATGCCGACCGTTATGTTCCGGTCGACGCCAACCTGATTCCGACCGGCGAGCTGAAGAGCGTCAAGGGGACGCCGATGGATTTCACCAAGCCGATGGAGATCGGCTCGCGGATGGACCGGGTGCCGGGCGAACCGAAGGGCTACGATCACTGCTACGTCCTGAACCAAGAACCGCCCGGCGCGCTGACGCTGGCCGCCCGGCTGCGAGAGCCGGCCAGCGGACGGGTGATGGAGATTTACACCACGGAGCCGGCCATCCAGCTTTATACGGGCAATTTTCTCGACGCTTCCATCCAGTCGCGCGGCGCCGTCTACCGGCAGCACCACGCTTTTTGCCTGGAGGCCGAACACTATCCCGACGCGATCAATCAGCCGAAGTTTCCCTCGACGGTGCTCAAGCCCGGCGAGACCTATCGGCAGACGACGGTACACACGTTTTCGATGGAAGGGTCATAA
- a CDS encoding efflux RND transporter periplasmic adaptor subunit — MICVNDRLKKYRRCVPVLLAGVAIAGCHPSTAAPTKPAPPAKSSHAASEGDLNTIELTAEAEERLGIQTATVERRAVRRRRTYGGEVVLPTGASITVSAPIGGTLESVSEGSVPEVGTHVGRNQPVFLLLPLLSAERDVLTPAERISVAQARLQLSQAQVDADGLLQQAQAQVDAAKINLDRAERLLKGQAGTVATVDAAKAQLELAEKAHSAAEQRVALLEKIRLDTEAGDATPIPIVSPRDGYVRVQHATVGEIVPAGAPLFEVMDYDPIWIKVPIYAGEVASIADHEPARVWHFGDVAAKARAAEPVRAPPTADAQAATVDLYYQLANSNGELRPGQRLNVGLALRSEEESLVIPWSAVYIDIYGGYWVYVKTGDHKFVRRRVQVPFVTDDLAVIHSGPAVGTPVVIEGVAELIGTEFGAGH; from the coding sequence ATGATTTGCGTCAACGACCGCCTCAAGAAGTATCGTAGGTGCGTGCCGGTCCTCTTGGCCGGTGTGGCGATTGCGGGCTGCCATCCCTCAACGGCGGCACCGACCAAACCGGCCCCGCCGGCCAAATCGTCGCACGCCGCCAGCGAAGGCGATCTGAACACGATCGAGCTGACGGCCGAAGCTGAAGAGCGGCTGGGCATTCAAACGGCGACCGTCGAGCGACGCGCGGTGCGACGAAGGCGAACGTACGGCGGCGAGGTCGTGCTACCGACCGGCGCCTCGATTACCGTTTCGGCGCCGATCGGCGGCACGCTCGAGTCCGTTTCGGAAGGGAGCGTGCCGGAAGTCGGCACGCACGTCGGTCGCAATCAGCCGGTCTTTCTGCTGCTGCCGTTGCTGTCCGCCGAACGGGACGTGCTCACGCCGGCCGAGCGGATTTCGGTGGCCCAAGCGCGTTTGCAGCTTTCGCAGGCGCAAGTCGACGCCGACGGGCTGCTTCAGCAGGCCCAGGCGCAGGTCGACGCGGCGAAGATCAACCTGGACCGTGCGGAACGGCTGCTCAAAGGGCAGGCCGGCACGGTCGCGACCGTCGACGCGGCCAAGGCCCAGCTCGAGTTGGCGGAGAAGGCGCACTCCGCGGCCGAGCAGCGGGTGGCGTTGTTGGAAAAGATCCGGCTCGATACCGAAGCGGGCGATGCCACGCCGATCCCGATTGTTTCGCCACGCGACGGCTACGTGCGCGTGCAGCATGCCACCGTGGGCGAGATTGTGCCGGCCGGCGCGCCGTTGTTCGAGGTGATGGACTACGATCCGATCTGGATCAAAGTGCCGATTTATGCGGGCGAAGTGGCTTCGATCGCCGATCACGAGCCTGCCCGCGTGTGGCACTTTGGCGACGTGGCCGCCAAGGCGCGGGCGGCCGAACCGGTGCGCGCTCCACCCACCGCCGACGCGCAGGCCGCCACGGTCGATCTCTATTATCAGTTGGCCAACTCCAACGGCGAGTTGCGTCCGGGCCAACGGCTGAACGTCGGACTGGCCCTGCGGAGCGAAGAAGAGAGCCTCGTCATCCCCTGGTCGGCGGTCTACATCGACATCTATGGCGGCTATTGGGTCTACGTGAAGACGGGCGACCATAAGTTTGTCCGCCGCCGCGTGCAGGTGCCGTTTGTCACGGACGACCTGGCGGTGATTCACAGCGGCCCCGCGGTCGGGACGCCCGTGGTGATCGAGGGCGTCGCGGAGCTTATTGGCACGGAGTTCGGCGCGGGGCATTAA
- a CDS encoding type II toxin-antitoxin system PemK/MazF family toxin, whose translation MSVNRGDVVLVDYPFTDRRGSKVRPALVVQADILNHHITDTILAAVSRSTHRASATQLFVDISTAEGSQTGLRQNSMIQCENLLTFDQRFIIAKIGDMPPALLRQIDACLKAELDLP comes from the coding sequence ATGAGCGTTAACCGCGGCGACGTCGTGCTCGTCGACTACCCGTTCACCGACCGCCGAGGCAGCAAAGTGCGTCCCGCGCTTGTCGTGCAGGCCGACATCCTCAACCACCACATCACCGACACCATCTTGGCGGCAGTCAGTCGCTCGACGCATCGTGCGTCCGCGACGCAGCTTTTCGTGGATATCTCCACGGCAGAAGGCAGTCAAACGGGCTTGCGCCAGAATTCAATGATCCAGTGCGAGAACTTGCTGACCTTCGATCAGCGATTTATCATCGCGAAAATCGGAGACATGCCACCCGCTCTTTTGCGTCAGATCGACGCCTGCCTCAAAGCCGAATTGGATCTACCGTAG
- a CDS encoding DUF4214 domain-containing protein, with protein MRFRPSKAVPPRPRRRPRNALSGPNGPALAARPLRYEPLEERELLAWNVAPIVIAPVEGAPVAEQALADIIVDPGSGLGPADFAATINWGDGTTNTADVVSTSQNTTFAVLGTHTYSEEGPESIQITVTHGTDTPKIGTDAVTVSDPAVNVTGGATFTAAEAATPSQQVMATFSDPGSNEDPQSDYSAKIAWGDGSITAGTIAFNPLADDFSVTGGGDHVYAEDGSYTLTVTVSHDSAPAASATSSAIVSDPSVVGTGGYNYTGIENNMNVAFNETVATFTDPAGPEPLSSYSATIVWGTDPITNQPITSAGTITLGKGNVDGTIVPVFTVSGSHAFTEETPTITLNGVTTNLAPISVVLNHGASLPVTVASSASISDAPLQLTASASFSAAEGVPLVNVPMATFTDLGGIEALEDYTAEIAWGDGITTPGSVSLTNGEFTVTGTHNYRVGGLQTATINLYHDTAPETAVLTAITVSDPPVVPTGNYAFAATEALQSTPQTVATFVDPGGVAPLNEYSATIDWGDGSATSAGTLSVNPISDVFTVSGQHTYAEEGSYPIAVTISHEAAPTVAVTSTAAVTDQPVVANGGYAYSAVEFRQFGPQTLAVFSDPAGTESPGDYAATINWGDGTTSPGSIVAKADGSGFSVQGSHVFTQAGSFEVGVTIHHDTAADVTVQDTLTVSLPPVTLSTQPLIWKEWTPLEAPDNALASISFVDSNTQVMINWGDGTSGPGTVTQFVSGGAGAALGTHTWTETGSYTVTVTVTDGASRATATLPVTVLKPVLPVPNPATASANDYYVAEMYEDILHRFVDSQGLQFWSGLLDAGAPLSVVSTALLSSDEYLTNFVIRPAYEKYLGRDADPGGITYWLAQMHAGLTDEGLAASLASSAEFYINAGNTNVGYVDALYRLVLGRPADGGGESYWVGRLAAGESAFDVAIGFATSSEDRTTQIDHTYQALLGRNPSLGELDQWLVDFQSGMTTNESLIASIAATDEYYSRAVNE; from the coding sequence ATGCGATTTCGCCCGTCCAAAGCGGTCCCGCCGCGCCCTCGCCGCCGACCGCGGAACGCCCTGTCAGGCCCCAACGGCCCGGCGCTGGCCGCGCGGCCGCTCCGTTATGAACCGCTGGAAGAGCGAGAACTATTGGCCTGGAACGTGGCGCCCATCGTCATTGCGCCCGTGGAAGGCGCGCCCGTCGCCGAACAAGCCCTGGCCGACATCATCGTCGATCCCGGCAGCGGTCTGGGACCGGCCGACTTTGCCGCCACCATCAACTGGGGCGACGGCACCACCAACACCGCCGACGTCGTCAGCACGTCGCAAAACACGACGTTCGCGGTGCTGGGCACGCACACCTACAGCGAAGAAGGGCCGGAATCGATCCAGATCACCGTCACCCACGGCACCGATACGCCAAAAATAGGCACCGATGCGGTCACGGTCAGCGACCCCGCCGTGAACGTGACCGGCGGAGCCACGTTCACCGCCGCCGAAGCAGCCACGCCCTCGCAACAGGTCATGGCCACGTTCAGCGATCCCGGCAGCAACGAGGACCCGCAAAGCGATTACTCGGCCAAAATCGCCTGGGGCGACGGCAGCATCACGGCCGGCACCATCGCCTTCAATCCGCTGGCCGACGATTTTTCGGTGACGGGCGGCGGCGACCACGTGTATGCCGAAGACGGTTCCTACACCCTGACCGTCACCGTCTCGCACGATAGCGCGCCGGCGGCCAGCGCCACCAGCAGCGCGATTGTCTCCGATCCTTCGGTGGTCGGCACGGGCGGCTATAATTACACCGGCATTGAAAACAACATGAACGTTGCCTTCAACGAAACGGTGGCCACCTTCACCGATCCGGCTGGACCGGAGCCTCTCTCGAGTTATTCGGCGACGATCGTCTGGGGCACCGATCCGATCACCAATCAGCCGATCACCTCGGCCGGCACGATCACGCTTGGTAAGGGCAATGTGGACGGCACGATCGTACCGGTCTTCACCGTCAGCGGGTCTCACGCCTTCACCGAAGAGACGCCCACGATCACGCTGAATGGCGTCACCACCAATCTCGCTCCCATCAGCGTCGTTTTGAATCACGGCGCGAGTTTGCCCGTCACGGTGGCCAGCAGCGCCAGCATTTCCGACGCCCCCTTGCAACTAACCGCTTCGGCGTCGTTCAGCGCGGCGGAAGGGGTCCCGCTGGTGAACGTGCCCATGGCCACGTTTACCGACTTGGGCGGCATCGAAGCCCTTGAGGACTACACCGCCGAAATCGCGTGGGGCGACGGCATCACCACGCCGGGCAGCGTGTCGCTGACCAACGGCGAGTTCACGGTGACGGGCACGCACAACTACCGCGTGGGCGGTTTGCAGACGGCCACCATCAACCTCTACCACGACACCGCTCCCGAAACGGCGGTGCTGACGGCGATCACGGTCAGCGACCCGCCGGTCGTTCCCACCGGCAACTACGCCTTCGCCGCCACCGAGGCCCTTCAATCGACGCCTCAGACGGTCGCCACGTTCGTCGATCCCGGCGGCGTGGCGCCGCTGAACGAATACTCGGCCACCATCGACTGGGGCGACGGCAGCGCCACATCGGCCGGCACCCTTTCCGTGAATCCGATCTCGGACGTGTTCACCGTCAGCGGCCAGCACACCTATGCCGAAGAGGGCTCGTACCCCATCGCGGTGACCATCAGCCACGAAGCGGCCCCCACCGTCGCCGTCACCAGCACGGCGGCCGTGACCGATCAGCCGGTGGTGGCCAACGGCGGCTATGCGTATTCGGCCGTCGAGTTCCGTCAGTTCGGTCCGCAAACGCTGGCCGTGTTCAGCGATCCGGCCGGCACGGAGTCGCCGGGCGACTATGCGGCCACCATCAACTGGGGCGACGGCACCACGTCACCCGGCAGCATCGTGGCGAAGGCCGACGGCAGCGGCTTCAGCGTGCAGGGAAGCCACGTTTTCACTCAGGCCGGCAGCTTCGAAGTCGGCGTAACCATCCATCACGACACCGCTGCCGACGTGACCGTCCAAGACACGCTGACGGTGAGCTTGCCTCCGGTCACGCTCAGCACCCAGCCGTTGATCTGGAAGGAATGGACGCCCCTGGAGGCGCCTGACAACGCCTTGGCCAGCATCTCGTTCGTCGACAGCAACACGCAGGTGATGATCAATTGGGGCGACGGCACCAGCGGCCCGGGCACGGTCACGCAATTCGTCAGCGGCGGCGCGGGCGCCGCGCTCGGCACGCACACCTGGACCGAAACCGGTTCCTACACCGTCACCGTCACGGTGACCGACGGCGCGTCGCGGGCCACGGCGACGCTGCCCGTGACCGTGCTGAAACCGGTCTTGCCGGTTCCCAACCCCGCGACCGCTTCGGCCAACGACTATTACGTGGCCGAAATGTACGAAGACATCTTGCACCGGTTTGTCGACTCGCAGGGCCTGCAGTTCTGGTCGGGCTTGCTCGACGCCGGGGCTCCTCTGTCGGTCGTCTCGACGGCGCTACTTTCTTCCGACGAGTACCTGACGAATTTCGTCATTCGTCCGGCCTACGAAAAGTACCTGGGCCGCGACGCGGATCCCGGCGGCATCACCTATTGGCTCGCTCAGATGCACGCCGGGCTGACCGATGAAGGTCTGGCCGCTTCCCTGGCGTCGTCCGCCGAATTCTATATCAACGCCGGCAACACCAATGTCGGCTACGTCGACGCGCTCTATCGCCTCGTTCTCGGCCGCCCGGCCGACGGCGGCGGCGAAAGCTATTGGGTCGGGCGGCTCGCCGCGGGCGAGAGCGCGTTCGATGTGGCGATTGGTTTCGCCACGAGCTCCGAAGACCGCACGACGCAAATCGACCACACCTATCAGGCGCTTCTCGGCCGCAATCCCTCGTTGGGCGAGCTCGATCAATGGCTGGTCGACTTCCAGTCGGGCATGACGACCAACGAGTCGCTCATCGCCAGTATCGCCGCCACCGACGAATACTACTCCCGCGCCGTCAACGAATAG
- a CDS encoding antitoxin family protein, whose translation MMKTFSAIFENGVFRPVEPVDFPEHCQVRVDVRSVEPTGESSRDEVSANTPMPQRVRLVGRLAMIPAGTHAFDLVLDDGRQAGVELVAGDTAVVSRLIGERVLVLGTAMYGPSGNLLRIDADEVNLSGDDGRFFSAAPRLARERLDVDEVLHEQRHKRGVSAILGQWPGDESDDEIAAALKELS comes from the coding sequence ATGATGAAGACGTTTTCAGCCATTTTTGAGAACGGCGTCTTCCGGCCCGTCGAGCCCGTCGATTTCCCTGAGCACTGCCAGGTGCGTGTCGATGTGCGATCGGTTGAACCGACGGGCGAAAGCAGCCGTGATGAGGTTTCTGCCAACACGCCGATGCCCCAGCGAGTGCGCCTCGTCGGCAGGCTGGCGATGATTCCTGCCGGCACGCATGCCTTCGACCTCGTTCTGGATGACGGGCGGCAGGCCGGGGTCGAATTGGTCGCAGGCGACACGGCGGTCGTCTCCCGGCTGATCGGCGAGCGAGTACTTGTCCTCGGCACGGCGATGTACGGACCTTCTGGCAACTTGCTGAGGATCGACGCCGACGAGGTCAACCTTTCGGGAGACGACGGCCGCTTCTTCTCGGCGGCCCCGCGACTGGCCCGCGAACGCTTGGATGTTGATGAGGTTCTGCATGAGCAGCGTCACAAGCGTGGTGTGTCGGCCATCCTTGGCCAATGGCCGGGCGACGAGAGCGATGACGAGATCGCGGCGGCACTGAAGGAACTGAGTTGA
- a CDS encoding enoyl-CoA hydratase/isomerase family protein, translating to MTAPLIRLHIHDHAGTVILNRAEKRNALNRAMLGELQEALGDLHLERRVRAVILTGAGPAFCAGMDLQEMLDTSREENARQRWQDDADLYRDLLELLWRFPKPLIAAVNGPALAGGAGLVLGCDIVIASREAKFGLPEPRRGIVAGLVAPLLAFRLGGGQAARLLLSAETIDASEAHRIGLFHELAEPDQLWPRAVAMAAECARSSSEALQLTKRLLNEMIAEHLPMLLTAGAAVSATARTTDAAAEGLAAFLEKREPKWQ from the coding sequence ATGACTGCTCCCCTGATTCGCCTCCACATTCACGACCATGCGGGCACGGTGATTTTGAACCGCGCCGAGAAGCGGAATGCGCTGAATCGCGCCATGCTGGGCGAGCTGCAAGAGGCTCTCGGCGATCTGCACCTCGAACGCCGGGTGCGGGCGGTCATTCTGACAGGGGCGGGCCCGGCGTTTTGCGCCGGCATGGATTTGCAGGAGATGCTCGACACCAGCCGCGAGGAAAACGCCCGCCAGCGCTGGCAGGACGACGCCGATCTCTATCGCGACCTGCTGGAACTGCTGTGGCGTTTTCCGAAGCCGCTGATTGCCGCGGTGAACGGGCCAGCACTGGCCGGCGGCGCGGGCCTGGTGCTCGGCTGCGATATCGTGATCGCCTCGCGGGAGGCGAAGTTTGGCTTGCCCGAACCGCGCCGCGGGATTGTGGCCGGCCTCGTGGCGCCGCTCCTCGCCTTTCGCTTGGGAGGCGGACAGGCGGCGAGGCTCTTGCTTTCGGCCGAAACGATCGACGCCAGCGAAGCGCACCGCATTGGACTGTTTCACGAGTTGGCGGAGCCCGACCAGCTTTGGCCGCGCGCCGTGGCGATGGCCGCCGAATGCGCCCGCTCTTCCAGCGAGGCGTTGCAGCTCACCAAGCGGCTCTTGAACGAAATGATCGCCGAGCACCTGCCTATGCTGCTCACCGCCGGCGCCGCGGTGAGCGCCACCGCGCGGACCACCGACGCGGCCGCCGAAGGGCTGGCCGCGTTTTTGGAGAAGCGCGAGCCGAAGTGGCAGTAG
- a CDS encoding sigma-70 family RNA polymerase sigma factor, translated as MLANPLELLLQAKQGSDVARGELLESYRAYLELLARVELGRRLQTKVDAADLVQETFLEAHRNFALFRGQSEPEFAAWLREILSGRICNLVRHYLGTQGRDLRRERAWNVNLDESSRAIDRGFLALQSTPSQHVAAREQGVLLAQALSRLPPDYREVVVLRHFEELTFPEVARRMDRTVDSVQKLWVRALASLKQTLPEVV; from the coding sequence ATGCTCGCCAATCCCCTCGAACTGCTGCTGCAAGCCAAACAAGGCTCCGACGTTGCGCGCGGCGAGCTGCTGGAAAGCTACCGTGCCTACTTGGAGCTGCTGGCCAGGGTCGAGCTGGGGCGAAGGCTGCAAACCAAGGTCGATGCCGCCGACCTCGTTCAGGAGACGTTCTTGGAGGCGCACCGCAATTTCGCCCTCTTCCGCGGCCAGAGCGAACCGGAATTCGCCGCCTGGCTGCGCGAGATCCTTTCGGGCAGAATCTGCAACCTCGTGCGGCATTACCTGGGCACGCAAGGCCGCGACCTGCGGCGAGAGCGGGCCTGGAACGTCAACCTGGATGAATCGTCGCGGGCCATCGACCGCGGCTTTTTAGCCCTGCAAAGCACGCCCAGCCAGCACGTGGCCGCGCGCGAGCAAGGCGTGCTGCTGGCCCAGGCGCTGTCGCGGCTGCCGCCCGATTACCGCGAGGTGGTCGTATTGCGGCACTTCGAAGAACTGACGTTTCCGGAAGTCGCCCGTCGCATGGATCGCACCGTCGATAGCGTGCAAAAGCTTTGGGTGCGCGCCCTGGCCAGCTTGAAGCAGACCCTGCCGGAGGTTGTATGA
- a CDS encoding class I SAM-dependent methyltransferase, with protein sequence MPPPPRFAAEQARRNRARDGHWQASANHRNRVSECLLSLTHGTPGRLCLLGAGNANDLDLPRLLAAYGEVHLVDLDTEALQRGVARQLPDHDRRKLRLHGGTDVTGICDALETLNGRLTQPSAELEKLIQDAADPVLPFLPGPFDVVASVGTISQLIDAVVQAVPATAPHFMDLLLSVRSGHLRLLARLTAPGGRGLLITDFVSSATVPELATLAEAELAPLAERLAVERNFFHGLNPLLVPMLFSQDPVLRPLIAGTRHQGYWLWDQQSRMYAVLAVEFERSAALCRIVSEVEHDREIE encoded by the coding sequence ATGCCGCCTCCGCCTCGCTTCGCCGCCGAACAGGCACGTCGGAACCGGGCCCGCGACGGGCACTGGCAAGCGTCGGCCAACCATCGTAATCGCGTCAGCGAGTGCCTTCTCTCCCTGACCCACGGGACGCCGGGCCGGCTTTGCCTGCTCGGCGCCGGCAACGCCAACGATCTCGATTTGCCGCGGCTGCTGGCCGCCTACGGCGAGGTACACCTGGTCGATCTCGACACGGAAGCCCTCCAGCGGGGCGTGGCGCGGCAGCTTCCCGACCACGACCGCCGAAAACTCCGCCTGCACGGCGGGACCGACGTCACGGGCATCTGCGATGCGTTGGAAACACTGAACGGCCGGCTTACGCAGCCATCTGCCGAGCTTGAAAAGCTGATTCAGGACGCCGCCGACCCGGTGTTACCGTTCTTGCCCGGCCCGTTCGACGTGGTGGCCTCGGTGGGGACCATCAGCCAATTGATCGACGCGGTGGTGCAGGCCGTGCCGGCAACGGCTCCGCACTTCATGGATCTGCTGTTGAGCGTTCGTTCGGGACACCTGCGGCTGCTGGCCCGCTTGACCGCGCCAGGCGGCCGGGGGCTGCTGATCACCGACTTCGTGTCATCAGCCACGGTGCCGGAGCTGGCCACGCTGGCCGAGGCGGAGCTGGCACCGCTGGCCGAGCGACTGGCGGTCGAGCGGAACTTTTTTCACGGTCTGAATCCGCTGCTGGTGCCGATGCTCTTTTCTCAAGACCCGGTTTTACGGCCGTTGATCGCCGGCACGCGGCACCAAGGATACTGGCTTTGGGACCAGCAATCGCGGATGTACGCCGTGCTGGCGGTGGAATTTGAGCGCTCGGCGGCGTTGTGTAGAATTGTGTCGGAGGTCGAGCATGACCGCGAAATTGAGTGA